One segment of Triticum aestivum cultivar Chinese Spring chromosome 2A, IWGSC CS RefSeq v2.1, whole genome shotgun sequence DNA contains the following:
- the LOC123191142 gene encoding serine/threonine-protein kinase ATG1t — MAGRSTEAPPPVVGGYELRERLGGRPPATSVWRAVRLSTGAPAAVKQVRLAGLPARLRGSLDCELRFLAAVSHPNIIRLLDVVRTPGCIYLVMELCEGGDLAAYIQRTGGRVGESVARNFMRQIGAGLQVLRRHHVVHRDLKPENILLSCPGSDAILKISDFGLSRVLHPGEYAETACGTRLYMAPEVMLFQKYDDKVDLWSIGAILFELLNGYPPFRGRSNVQMLQCINRTSSSLPFSQLVVPSLHPDSIDICTRLLCTNPVKRLSLQEFINHGFLRP, encoded by the exons ATGGCAGGGAGGAGCACGGAGGCGCCGCCGCCGGTGGTGGGCGGCTACGAGCTGCGCGAGCGCCTGGGCGGGCGGCCCCCGGCCACGTCGGTGTGGCGCGCGGTGCGGCTGTCGACCGGCGCCCCCGCGGCCGTGAAGCAGGtgcggctggccggcctccccgcCCGCCTCCGCGGCAGCCTCGACTGCGAGCTCCGCTTCCTCGCCGCCGTCAGCCACCCCAACATCATCCGCCTCCTCGACGTCGTCCGG ACCCCGGGCTGCATCTACCTCGTCATGGAGCTGTGCGAGGGGGGAGACCTGGCGGCCTACATCCAGCGCACCGGCGGCAGGGTGGGGGAGAGCGTCGCCAGGAATTTCATGAGACAGATCG GAGCTGGTTTGCAAGTGCTCCGCAGGCACCACGTCGTCCACCGGGACTTGAAGCCTGAG AACATCCTTCTCTCTTGTCCCGGCAGCGATGCGATACTCAAGATATCCGATTTTGGCCTGTCCAG GGTTCTTCATCCTGGGGAGTACGCGGAGACAGCCTGTGGCACCCGTTTGTACATGGCCCCTGAAGTCATGCTATTTCAGAAGTACGATGACAAG GTAGACTTGTGGAGTATCGGCGCGATCCTCTTTGAGCTCTTGAACGGCTACCCACCGTTCCGTGGTAGAAGCAATGTGCAG ATGCTTCAGTGCATAAACAGAACTAGTAGCTCTCTTCCGTTCTCGCAACTCGTTGTGCCCAGCCTGCATCCTGATTCCATCGACATATGCACCAGACTACTATGCACGAATCCAG TGAAGCGGCTGTCGTTGCAAGAATTCATCAACCACGGCTTCCTCCGACCATAG
- the LOC123191139 gene encoding putative pentatricopeptide repeat-containing protein At3g15130 yields MERRKMLADLLRASARSPDLRGGAQLHGALTKLGFGTDTMLGNNLIDMYAKCGRLDAAGQVFDGMPERNVVSWTALMVGFLQQGRAGECLRLFGEMRRLSEVPPNEFTLSATLKACGIVGDTGAAVRVHGACVRMGFEGHGVVANSLVLVYSKGGRIGDARRVFDGAAAFRDLVTWNAMISGYTHAGQGRDSLLVFREMQRRGDEDCQPNEFTFASLLKACSGLGAAHEGVQIHAAMTTRGVSTVSNAILAGALLDVYVKCRCLPVAMQVFNRLERKNAIQWTTVIIGHAQEGQVKEALDLFRRFWSSGVRADGHVLSSVVGVFADFALVEQGRQMHCYSVKNPAGMDVSVSNSIVDMYHKCGLTDEAERQFRETPVRNVVSWTAMINGLGKHGHGREAIDMFEEMRAEGVEPDEVAYLALLSACSHSGLVDECRRYFSVIRQDPRLRPRAEHYACMVDLLGRAGELAEARDLVATMPMAPTVGVWQTLLSACRVHKDVSIAREAGEALLAMDGDNPANYVMLSNIFAEAGKWQEHQQVRDAMRRRGLRKQGGCSWVEVGKEAHFFYGGGDATHPRAADIRRVLLEFESRMREQLGYSPGAVVGTQLHDVDEESRAEGLRAHSERLAVGLWLLHHGERHHVDGEEEEEEEGRREVIRVYKNLRVCGDCHEFFKGLSRVVGRAMVVRDANRFHRFQNGACSCKDYW; encoded by the coding sequence ATGGAGCGGCGGAAGATGCTCGCGGACCTCCTCCGGGCGAGCGCGAGGAGCCCGGACCTCCGCGGCGGCGCGCAGCTCCACGGCGCGCTCACCAAGCTCGGCTTCGGGACGGACACCATGCTGGGCAACAACCTCATCGACATGTACGCCAAGTGCGGGAGGCTCGACGCGGCCGGCcaggtgttcgacggaatgcccGAGAGGAACGTGGTGTCCTGGACGGCCCTCATGGTGGGCTTCCTGCAGCAGGGGCGCGCCGGGGAGTGCCTCCGGCTGTTCGGGGAGATGCGGCGGCTCTCGGAGGTCCCGCCGAACGAGTTCACGCTCTCGGCGACCCTCAAGGCGTGCGGCATCGTCGGCGACACGGGCGCGGCCGTCCGGGTCCACGGGGCCTGCGTCAGGATGGGGTTCGAGGGGCACGGCGTCGTCGCCAACTCGCTCGTGCTCGTGTACTCCAAGGGCGGGAGGATCGGCGATGCGCGGCGCGTGTTTGATGGCGCTGCTGCATTCAGGGACCTCGTCACCTGGAACGCCATGATCTCCGGCTACACGCACGCTGGGCAAGGCAGGGACTCGCTGCTCGTCTTCCGGGAGATGCAGCGGCGAGGAGATGAGGATTGTCAGCCCAATGAGTTCACCTTCGCCAGCTTGCTGAAGGCCTGCAGCGGCCTAGGCGCGGCTCACGAGGGTGTGCAGATTCATGCAGCCATGACGACCAGAGGGGTTTCCACGGTGTCCAATGCCATCCTCGCCGGCGCGCTGCTTGACGTTTATGTAAAATGCCGGTGCCTCCCAGTGGCGATGCAGGTGTTCAATCGGTTGGAAAGGAAGAATGCCATCCAGTGGACAACGGTGATCATCGGGCATGCACAAGAAGGGCAGGTGAAGGAAGCATTGGATCTGTTCAGGCGGTTCTGGAGCTCCGGCGTCCGTGCTGATGGACATGTCCTCTCCAGCGTCGTCGGTGTGTTTGCAGACTTCGCCCTCGTGGAGCAAGGGAGGCAGATGCACTGCTACTCGGTGAAGAATCCAGCAGGGATGGACGTGTCAGTATCCAACTCCATCGTGGACATGTACCACAAGTGCGGGCTGACTGACGAGGCGGAGCGGCAGTTCCGGGAGACGCCAGTGAGGAACGTTGTGTCATGGACAGCAATGATCAACGGCCTTGGGAAGCATGGCCATGGGCGTGAGGCCATTGACATGTTCGAGGAGATGCGAGCGGAAGGCGTGGAGCCCGATGAGGTAGCCTACCTGGCCCTTCTGTCAGCATGCAGCCACTCTGGCCTTGTCGACGAGTGCCGCCGGTACTTCTCAGTGATCCGACAGGACCCGCGGCTGAGGCCGAGAGCAGAGCACTACGCGTGCATGGTCGACCTCCTTGGCCGCGCTGGGGAGCTCGCGGAGGCCAGGGACCTCGTTGCGACGATGCCGATGGCACCCACCGTTGGGGTGTGGCAGACGCTTCTCAGCGCCTGCAGGGTGCACAAAGACGTCTCTATAGCCAGGGAGGCAGGTGAGGCCCTCCTGGCCATGGACGGCGACAACCCGGCGAACTATGTGATGCTGTCGAACATCTTTGCTGAGGCCGGTAAGTGGCAGGAGCACCAGCAGGTGCGCGATGCCATGCGGCGCCGGGGCCTGCGGAAGCAGGGTGGGTGCAGCTGGGTGGAGGTCGGCAAGGAGGCACACTTCTTCTATGGCGGTGGCGACGCCACCCACCCGCGCGCCGCCGACATCCGCCGCGTCTTGCTGGAGTTTGAGAGTAGGATGAGGGAGCAGCTCGGGTACAGCCCTGGCGCCGTCGTCGGCACACAGCTGCACGACGTGGATGAGGAATCGCGCGCCGAGGGCCTGCGGGCGCACAGCGAGAGGCTGGCCGTAGGGCTGTGGCTGCTGCACCACGGTGAGCGCCACCATGtcgatggggaggaggaggaggaggaggaggggaggagggaggtgatCAGGGTGTACAAGAACCTGCGGGTGTGTGGCGACTGCCACGAGTTCTTCAAGGGGCTGTCGCGGGTGGTGGGGAGGGCGATGGTGGTCAGGGACGCCAACCGGTTTCACAGGTTCCAGAACGGCGCCTGCTCCTGCAAAGACTACTGGTGA
- the LOC123191143 gene encoding uncharacterized protein, giving the protein MDLGKSSSIISEQEIKELCAQMDEMVAFMNYRIIPSAPLICSSSNGTKDEEDKAPQSPGIDGILQRLADMRRDMSKLKSELAPFWHEYPYEKKSELTPEEREKRIKSWHEYEKLDNKDKASKEMEFDVDDFEGYCQGMTALVEHFRYTSKIYMANTTRRDRPHTILLPTRSHCRSSPSKLPTSIWTCNGHSWNGHSKCTASSLHETVWIADAIFSSYGKGTISKRSPKKNPSCA; this is encoded by the exons ATGGACCTAGGCAAATCAAGCTCCATCATCTCCGAGCAGGAGATCAAGGAGCTCTGTGCACAGATGGACGAGATGGTCGCTTTTATGAATTACAGGATCATACCGTCAGCCCCACTTATCTGCAGCAGCAGCAATGGGACaaaagatgaagaagacaaggcgCCGCAGTCCCCGGGGATCGACGGCATCTTACAGCGGCTAGCTGACATGCGGCGCGACATGTCCAAGCTCAAATCGGAACTGGCCCCTTTCTGGCACGAATACCCATATGAGAAGAAGTCGGAGCTGACtccggaggagagggagaagaggatcAAATCCTGGCACGAGTATGAGAAGCTGGACAACAAGGACAAGGCCAGCAAGGAGATGGAGTTCGACGTGGACGACTTCGAGGGCTACTGTCAAGGCATGACAGCTTTAGTTGAACACTTTAGATACACAAGTAAGATATATATGGCCAACACTACACGCCGAGACAGACCCCACACCATCTTGCTTCCAACAAGATCACATTGCAGATCTTCTCCTTCAAAATTGCCAACATCGATTTGGACCTGCAATGGCCACTCCTGGAATGGCCACTCAAAGTGTACGGCCTCATCGCTGCACGAGACAGTGTGGATCGCAGACGCAATTTTCTCTTCTTACGGGAAAGGGACAATTTCCAAGAGATCACCCAAGAA AAACCCTTCTTGTGCTTGA
- the LOC123191141 gene encoding UPF0235 protein C15orf40 homolog has product MDLGPAQVKMAPGKRGKGKGGPAPAAAAAASAAAGGEEFPGCLRLMPPSTVAISVHAKPGSKMATITEIGEEAVGVQIDAPARDGEANAALVDFISSVLGVKKREVSIGSGSKSREKVVLVQDVTLKGVFEALKKACGP; this is encoded by the exons ATGGACTTGGGCCCAGCCCAAGTGAAGATGGCTCCAGGGAAACGAGGCAAGGGCAAGGGTGGCCCGGCgccggcggccgcggccgcggcgagCGCCGCTGCCGGCGGCGAGGAGTTCCCGGGCTGCCTCCGCCTGATGCCGCCGTCCACCGTCGCCATCTCCGTCCACGCCAAGCCCGGCTCCAAGATGGCCACCATCACCG AGatcggggaggaggccgtcggggtgCAGATCGACGCGCCGGCGAGGGACGGGGAGGCCAACGCCGCCCTCGTCGACTTCATCAGCTCG GTACTCGGGGTGAAGAAAAGAGAGGTGTCTATTGGCTCCGGTTCGAAATCGAGGGAGAAGGTTGTGCTAGTGCAGGACGTGACACTCAAAGGCGTCTTTGAGGCCTTGAAGAAGGCGTGCGGCCCTTGA
- the LOC123191140 gene encoding 3-isopropylmalate dehydrogenase 2, chloroplastic, translated as MMTQLQATPLRTLALSRRRGAGAAARPMAGSVRCSAAARSYSITLLPGDGIGPEVVAVAKDVLSVAGSKEGVELRFQEMLMGGAALDAAGVPLPDETLAAARASDAILLGAIGGYKWDNNEKHLKPETGLLNIRAGLGVFANLRPATVLPQLVDASTLKKEVAEGVDIMVVRELTGGIYFGKPRGFGTNDKGEETGFNTEIYSVAEIDRIARVAFEVARKRGGKLCSVDKANVLEASMLWRKRVTAIASEFPDVELSHMYVDNAAMQLVRNPKQFDTIVTNNIFGDILSDEASMITGSIGMLPSASVGESGPGLFEPIHGSAPDIAGQDKANPLATILSAAMLLKYGLGVESAAKRIEAAVTETLDNGFRTGDIHSPGTTLVGCKRMGEEVLKALESQK; from the exons ATGATGACTCAGCTCCAAGCCACGCCGCTcagaaccctagccctctcccgccggcggggcgccggcgcggcggcgcggccgaTGGCGGGCTCCGTGCGGTGCTCCGCCGCGGCCAGGAGTTACAGCATTACGCTCCTCCCCGGCGACGGCATCGGCCCCGAGGTCGTCGCCGTCGCCAAGGACGTCCTCTCCGTCGCCGGCTCCAAGGAAG GCGTCGAGCTCCGCTTCCAGGAGATGCTGATGGGCGGCGCGGCGCTGGACGCGGCTGGCGTGCCGCTCCCCGACGAGACGCTCGCGGCGGCGCGGGCCTCGGACGCCATCCTCCTCGGCGCGATTGGAGG GTATAAGTGGGATAACAATGAGAAGCATCTCAAGCCCGAGACCGGGCTGCTCAACATCCGTGCCGGGCTTGGCGTGTTTGCCAATCTGCGGCCAGCCACCGTGTTACCGCAG TTAGTAGATGCATCTACTTTGAAGAAAGAGGTAGCTGAAGGAGTTGACATCATGGTTGTTAGAGAGCTTACTGGAG GGATCTACTTCGGCAAGCCTAGGGGTTTTGGAACCAATGACAAGGGAGAGGAAACTGGCTTCAACACTGAAATATATTCAGTTGCTGAG ATCGATCGTATTGCCCGTGTTGCATTTGAGGTTGCTCGCAAGAGAGGAGGGAAACTATGCTCGGTGGACAAGGCGAATGTGCTTGAG GCATCTATGCTTTGGAGGAAACGGGTAACTGCAATAGCTTCCGAATTCCCCGACGTTGAGCTCTCACACATGTACGTTGATAACGCTGCAATGCAGCTTGTTAGGAATCCTAAACAG TTTGACACGATTGTGACAAACAATATCTTTGGTGACATATTATCGGACGAAGCATCAATGATCACAGGAAGCATTGGAATGCTGCCATCTGCCAGTGTTGGTGAATCG GGACCGGGTCTTTTTGAACCCATTCATGGCTCTGCTCCTGACATTGCTGGCCAG GACAAGGCAAACCCGTTAGCTACAATTCTTAGTGCGGCGATGCTATTGAAATATGGCCTTGGTGTAGAAAGTGCTGCAAAGAGAATCGAAGCCGCGGTTACAGAGACACTGGACAATGGGTTCCGAACTGGGGACATACATTCTCCTGGGACG ACATTGGTTGGATGCAAGCGAATGGGAGAGGAAGTGCTGAAGGCTCTGGAGTCGCAGAAGTAA